GATGGGCACTCGCGGCCTGCAGTACGTGATCACGGACAGCTGGGAAGCCGGCGTGGCCAACTGGACCAACGACATGATCGCCGAGTTCGCGAAGCGGCGCGGCTACGACATCAAGCCATGGCTGCCCGCGCTCACCGGCCGCATTGTGGAGAGCGCCGAAGCCAGCGATCGCTTCCTGTGGGACTTCCGCAAAACGCTCACCGAGATGACCGCGGAGTACCACTACGACCAGTTGACCGACCTCCTCGCGGCGCGCGGCATGGCACGCTACACCGAGTCGCACGAAAACGGCCGCGCCTTCATCGCCGACGGCATGGAGGTCAAGGCGAAGGCCGCCGTGCCGATGAGCGCCATGTGGACCGCTCAGGCGAACCGACCCAGTTCGCAGTTCGACGCCGATATCCGCGAATCGGCGTCGGTCGCGCACATCTACGGCCAGAACCTCGTCGCCGCCGAATCGCTCACCGCGGGCAGCGGGGCCTGGTCGTTCTCGCCCGAGACGCTGAAGCCGACTGCCGACCGCGAACTGTCGATGGGCCTCAACCGCTTCGTGATTCACACATCGGTCCACCAGCCGGTCAACGACAAGATCCCCGGGCTTGGACTCGGGCCGTTCGGCCAGTGGTTCACGCGGCACGAGACCTGGGCGGAGCAGGCGAAGGTGTGGACGACGTATCTGTCCCGCAGTTCCTACCTGCTGCAGCAAGGGAAGTTCGTCGCCGACATCGCCTACTACTACGGCGAGGATTCCAACGTCACCGCCCTGTTCCAGGGCAACCCGCCGCCGATCCCGGCCGGCTACAACTTCGACTACGTGAACTCGGACGTGGTGAAGAACCGCCTGACCGTCTCTCCCGCAGGCCTGCTCACGACGGCCACCGGGATGAGCTACCGCGTCCTTGCGCTCGATCCGAACAGCCAGCACATGCCCCTCGCCGTGCTTCGCAAGGTCCGCGACATGGTGATCGCGGGCGCGGTGGTCGTCGGGCCCAGGCCGATCGAATCGCCCAGCCTGTCCGACGACGCGGCCGACTTCAAGAGCATCGCGGACCAGTTGTGGAGCGGCACAACCGGAAAGGGCAGGGTCCTCACCGGCAGCATCGCCGACGCCGTAACATCGCTGAAGGTCGCGGCCGACTTCGAGTATACGAAGCCGCAAGCCGATACGGAGCTGGCCTTCGTGCACCGCCAACTCACGGATGGCGACGTGTATTGGGTCAGCCACAGAAACGCTCGCGCTGAGGACGTCGAGGTCACCTTCCGCGTCCAGGGCAAGGCGCCGGAGCTCTGGCACGCCGAGACGGGTTCGGTCGAGCCCGCCTCCTACCGGACCGTCGATGGCCGCACCATCGTGTCGTTGAGCCTGCATTCGAACGATGCCGTGTTCGTGGTGTTCCGCAAGGCGGCCACGGCGCCGTCGCGCACCATCGCCAGGCCCGTTGAAACGAAGCTCGCGTCGGTTGATGGTCCGTGGGACGTCGCGTTCCAGCCGAATCGCGGCGCGCCCGCCAACGTGACGCTGTCCGCGCTCGCGTCCTGGCATCAGCACAGCGATCCCGGAGTGAAGTACTTCTCCGGCACTGGCACGTACACCAAGACCGTCCAGGCTCCGGCGGAGTGGTTCCAGTCTGGCGCGCGGCTGTGGCTCGACCTGGGCGATGTGAAGAACATCGCCGAGGTCACGGTCAACGGCAAGGCGCTCGGCACGTACTGGAAGACACCGTTCCGGGTGGACGTGACGTCCGCGCTGAAGCCGGGCGCGAACACCCTGGAAGTCAAAGTGATCAACCTGTGGGTCAACCGGCTGATCGGCGACCAGCAGGAGGGCATCACCACGAAGTACACCTACACGGCGCAACAGTTCTACCGCGCCGATTCGCCACTGTTGCCGTCCGGACTGATCGGGCCCGTGCAGGTGATCCGGTCGTTCGGCAAGTCGCGCGAGTGATGAAAGACGATCCGATCCGCCGTGCGGGATGGCCCCGCAGAGACGCGCTGAAGGCTATCGCGATGTTGGCCTGTCTTGGGGGTGGAATCTCTTAGGACTTCGCTTTCTTCGGAGATTTCGACTTGCCAGCAGTGTTGAGCGCGACCGCCTGGCGAACAAGCGCCTTGAAGGCGGACTCGTCAACGCCTTCTGCTTCGTGGATGTCGATC
This genomic interval from Acidobacteriota bacterium contains the following:
- a CDS encoding glycosyl hydrolase → MRLSGRSRWLTAAAAVVVGIGIWAGVVRTQGDALLAGFQNPPDSAKPRVWWHWMSGNVTKEGIKADLEWMKRSGIAGFQNFDAGLNTPQVVEKRLVFMTPEWKDAFKYATTLADQLGLEMAIAGSPGWSESGGPWVTPAQAMKKYVWSETRVDGGRPFTGSLPKPFTATGPYQNQVGGRGGFGGGPAATQAPQPPPEFYADAAVVAYRAPDSDRPMIASSPKVTSSGGAFDVAALTDGDLAKATLLPAAPVGERAWIQYEFPQTATIRGVSFITAGGGGGGRGGGAIAAQQLEASDDGTQFRVVTAIQPGARTMAFAPVTARVFRMSILTPQPQQNQARAGAGGAIGGGQAGAQGGGRAQAPAVPAGTQIAEFVLHTAVVNRFQEKAAFSAATNIYAMATPAVPPAEAIRKAEVVDLTSKMRADGTLDWTPPAGNWVVLRIGYSLTGQQNRPASPEATGLEVDKLNKGYVKGYFDNYLDQYKDATGGLMGTRGLQYVITDSWEAGVANWTNDMIAEFAKRRGYDIKPWLPALTGRIVESAEASDRFLWDFRKTLTEMTAEYHYDQLTDLLAARGMARYTESHENGRAFIADGMEVKAKAAVPMSAMWTAQANRPSSQFDADIRESASVAHIYGQNLVAAESLTAGSGAWSFSPETLKPTADRELSMGLNRFVIHTSVHQPVNDKIPGLGLGPFGQWFTRHETWAEQAKVWTTYLSRSSYLLQQGKFVADIAYYYGEDSNVTALFQGNPPPIPAGYNFDYVNSDVVKNRLTVSPAGLLTTATGMSYRVLALDPNSQHMPLAVLRKVRDMVIAGAVVVGPRPIESPSLSDDAADFKSIADQLWSGTTGKGRVLTGSIADAVTSLKVAADFEYTKPQADTELAFVHRQLTDGDVYWVSHRNARAEDVEVTFRVQGKAPELWHAETGSVEPASYRTVDGRTIVSLSLHSNDAVFVVFRKAATAPSRTIARPVETKLASVDGPWDVAFQPNRGAPANVTLSALASWHQHSDPGVKYFSGTGTYTKTVQAPAEWFQSGARLWLDLGDVKNIAEVTVNGKALGTYWKTPFRVDVTSALKPGANTLEVKVINLWVNRLIGDQQEGITTKYTYTAQQFYRADSPLLPSGLIGPVQVIRSFGKSRE